A window of the Cloacibacillus sp. An23 genome harbors these coding sequences:
- a CDS encoding ABC transporter ATP-binding protein: MMLEVKNLTVTYDARGESNEAVKNVSFSVAENSFCGLIGESGSGKSTVLMTLLGLLPAGAEARGEIIYKGRGILGLPEDELAALRQREIALVPQGALNSFTPVMTIGRHIKEVLDVHLGIKGEEAERRAAKMLEEVELPAETARRYPHELSGGQKQRAAIALALSCEPSLVLADEPTTALDVITQAAILKLLERLRRDKNLTILLVTHDLPMAAQACSELFVMKDGRLIESGSPAELIRAPKEAHTKALVASML; encoded by the coding sequence ATGATGCTCGAAGTCAAAAACCTTACCGTAACATACGACGCGCGCGGCGAATCGAACGAAGCCGTGAAAAACGTCTCCTTCTCCGTCGCGGAGAACTCCTTCTGCGGCCTCATAGGCGAATCCGGAAGCGGCAAAAGCACCGTGCTAATGACGCTGCTCGGCCTGCTCCCCGCCGGAGCCGAGGCGCGCGGCGAAATCATCTACAAGGGTCGCGGCATCCTAGGCCTGCCGGAAGACGAGCTCGCCGCGCTGCGCCAGCGCGAGATAGCGCTCGTGCCGCAGGGGGCGCTCAACTCCTTCACGCCGGTCATGACGATAGGCCGGCACATAAAAGAAGTGCTCGACGTACATCTCGGCATAAAAGGAGAAGAGGCGGAACGGCGCGCCGCGAAGATGCTCGAGGAGGTCGAGCTTCCCGCGGAGACGGCGCGCCGCTATCCGCACGAGCTCTCGGGCGGTCAGAAGCAGCGCGCGGCTATCGCCCTCGCGCTCTCATGCGAGCCGAGTTTGGTCCTCGCCGACGAGCCGACGACGGCGCTGGACGTGATAACGCAGGCGGCGATTCTGAAGCTTCTCGAAAGGCTGCGCCGCGATAAAAATTTGACGATACTGCTCGTGACGCACGACCTCCCGATGGCCGCGCAGGCATGTTCCGAACTTTTCGTAATGAAGGACGGGCGGCTGATAGAGAGCGGCTCTCCCGCGGAACTCATACGGGCGCCGAAAGAAGCGCATACGAAGGCGCTCGTCGCCTCGATGCTGTGA
- a CDS encoding ABC transporter ATP-binding protein codes for MTAEPILEIKDLTVEFKSRAARSHTALDGVSLSLAGGGAALAIVGESGSGKSTLLRAAIGLVQPKSGRVKLFGRELGAVTARELTALRRRCGYVPQDPYGALPPGLSVMDAVTEPEIIAGVKRTKAERRERAKELLAEFGLTDERIFASRAVGLSGGQRQRVELARALMLGPELLLCDEPTSMQDASTRGEIIEALRRRTATGMSMIFVTHDLRLAAYAAENIIVLKDGKICESGHAREIMQNPRHEYTKALIDALPKLPKL; via the coding sequence ATGACGGCTGAACCTATTCTTGAGATAAAAGACCTTACTGTGGAATTCAAATCGCGCGCGGCGAGGAGCCACACCGCGCTCGACGGAGTGAGCCTTTCGCTCGCGGGAGGCGGCGCGGCGCTCGCGATAGTCGGCGAGTCGGGAAGCGGCAAAAGCACGCTGCTGCGCGCGGCTATAGGGCTGGTTCAGCCTAAATCCGGAAGAGTAAAGCTTTTCGGCAGGGAGCTCGGCGCAGTTACGGCACGCGAGCTGACTGCGCTGCGCCGCCGCTGCGGCTACGTGCCGCAAGACCCGTACGGCGCTCTGCCGCCCGGGCTTTCGGTAATGGACGCCGTGACGGAACCCGAGATAATAGCGGGCGTGAAACGCACGAAGGCAGAGCGCCGCGAACGAGCGAAGGAACTTCTCGCCGAGTTCGGCCTCACAGACGAGCGCATCTTCGCCTCGCGCGCCGTCGGCCTGTCAGGCGGGCAGCGCCAGCGCGTCGAGTTGGCGCGCGCTCTGATGCTCGGGCCTGAGCTGCTGCTATGCGACGAGCCGACATCGATGCAGGACGCATCCACGCGCGGAGAGATAATCGAAGCGCTGCGCCGCCGCACCGCGACAGGCATGTCGATGATCTTCGTCACGCACGACCTGCGCCTCGCCGCCTACGCAGCAGAAAACATAATAGTGCTCAAAGACGGAAAAATCTGCGAAAGCGGACACGCGCGCGAAATAATGCAGAACCCGCGCCACGAATACACCAAGGCGCTGATCGACGCTCTGCCTAAGCTGCCTAAACTATAA
- a CDS encoding lactate utilization protein yields MTDFSKVTKALEGRGYKVKVFATGAEAAAYVDGAIDGASVGIGGSGTVQALGLYEMLEKHNKVIWHWKQEAGEARRAAMTADYYLTSANALAETGEIVNIDGVGNRAASTLFGHKKIFFLVGRNKLAADYESAVWRARNVAAPRRAQQMGRKTPCAANADRCYDCRSAESICCGMATLWRPMGGMEAEVILIDEDLGL; encoded by the coding sequence GTGACTGATTTTTCTAAAGTTACAAAAGCGCTGGAAGGGCGCGGCTACAAAGTCAAGGTATTCGCGACCGGCGCGGAGGCCGCGGCCTACGTCGATGGCGCGATAGACGGCGCGAGCGTCGGAATAGGCGGCTCAGGCACCGTGCAGGCGCTTGGGCTGTACGAGATGCTTGAGAAGCACAACAAAGTGATATGGCACTGGAAGCAGGAGGCTGGAGAAGCGCGCAGGGCCGCCATGACGGCGGACTACTACCTGACCTCGGCGAACGCGCTCGCCGAGACAGGCGAGATAGTGAATATCGACGGAGTAGGCAACCGCGCGGCCTCAACGCTGTTCGGACACAAAAAAATATTTTTCCTTGTAGGGCGCAACAAGCTTGCCGCCGACTACGAAAGCGCCGTGTGGCGCGCTCGCAACGTAGCCGCGCCGCGCCGCGCCCAGCAAATGGGCCGCAAGACTCCGTGCGCCGCAAACGCCGACCGCTGCTACGACTGCCGTTCCGCCGAAAGCATCTGCTGCGGCATGGCGACGCTGTGGCGTCCTATGGGCGGAATGGAGGCCGAGGTTATACTTATAGACGAAGATCTCGGGCTGTAA
- a CDS encoding phosphoenolpyruvate carboxykinase (ATP): MATQEYFVDLDSFKRLNSTPIRSTIETAFYGNNITPVESLKEAYKLAKDCPGTIELTGMPVYKPTELGLPEGANVLLFNDGAVYGRCAAARRITGEPGVNVTEMALLLREAIYNSRFRKYYRAEAIIGLDEDFMVKAHLMLPEGFENNLYSWMLNFQYINEEYAKRYEKSRPLANDGDVYVFADPYWSHPDYPLGLAFFSPEQNCAAILGMRYFGEYKKGTLTLGWGIAARNGYASCHGGLKRYKLKDGSDKKFVLAVFGLSGSGKSTITHAKHGGKYDVTVLHDDAVIINVKDKYAIALEPSYFDKMQDYPIGCPDNKYLLSLQNCGVTVMPDGKTVVVGEDIRNGNGRAVKSKLWTPNRIDRIDEPLDAICWLMKDSTLPPVVKLTGPSLAAVMGATLATKRTSAERLAPGVDPDALVIECYANPFRTYPLEMDYTRFRSLFEDGVSCYIINTGFFMDKKIPKEMTLEIIEKIVENTAEWKPLNEIPGMQIMEIDGFVPDFGDANYKQQFISRMNDRMKFVKSRETEKGGIDKLPQDAVDALEKVISNIK, translated from the coding sequence ATGGCAACGCAGGAATATTTTGTGGATCTCGACAGCTTCAAACGTCTTAATTCCACCCCGATCAGATCGACGATCGAAACGGCATTTTACGGGAACAACATTACGCCTGTAGAGAGCCTGAAAGAGGCCTACAAGCTGGCGAAGGATTGCCCGGGGACGATAGAACTCACCGGAATGCCGGTTTATAAGCCGACGGAACTTGGGCTGCCGGAAGGGGCCAACGTCCTTCTCTTCAACGACGGCGCCGTCTACGGGCGCTGCGCCGCCGCGCGCCGCATCACCGGCGAGCCCGGCGTCAACGTCACCGAAATGGCGTTGCTCCTGCGCGAAGCCATCTACAATTCGCGCTTCCGCAAATACTACCGCGCGGAAGCCATCATCGGGCTCGACGAGGACTTCATGGTCAAGGCCCACCTCATGCTCCCCGAAGGCTTTGAGAACAACCTTTACAGTTGGATGCTGAACTTCCAGTACATCAACGAGGAATACGCGAAGCGCTACGAGAAGTCGCGTCCGCTTGCCAACGACGGCGACGTCTACGTCTTCGCCGATCCGTACTGGTCGCACCCCGACTATCCGCTCGGCCTCGCCTTCTTCTCGCCAGAGCAGAACTGCGCCGCCATCCTCGGCATGCGCTACTTCGGCGAGTACAAGAAGGGCACGTTGACGCTCGGCTGGGGCATCGCCGCGCGCAACGGCTACGCCTCGTGCCACGGCGGACTCAAGCGTTATAAGCTCAAGGACGGAAGCGACAAGAAGTTCGTCCTCGCCGTCTTCGGACTCTCCGGCTCCGGCAAGTCCACCATCACGCACGCGAAGCACGGCGGCAAGTACGACGTTACCGTGCTGCACGACGACGCCGTCATCATCAACGTAAAGGATAAGTACGCGATAGCGCTCGAACCTTCGTACTTCGACAAGATGCAGGATTACCCGATAGGCTGCCCGGACAACAAGTATCTCCTTTCGCTCCAGAACTGCGGCGTGACGGTGATGCCGGACGGCAAAACCGTCGTAGTTGGCGAAGATATCCGCAACGGCAACGGACGCGCGGTAAAGTCGAAGCTCTGGACGCCGAACAGGATAGACAGGATAGACGAGCCGCTCGACGCTATATGCTGGCTCATGAAGGACTCCACTCTCCCGCCCGTCGTGAAGCTCACCGGGCCGTCGCTCGCGGCCGTCATGGGTGCGACTCTCGCGACGAAGCGCACCTCGGCCGAGCGCCTCGCCCCCGGCGTGGACCCCGACGCGCTCGTCATCGAGTGCTATGCGAACCCGTTCCGCACATATCCGCTCGAGATGGACTACACGCGCTTCCGCTCGCTCTTTGAGGACGGCGTGTCGTGCTACATCATCAACACGGGCTTCTTCATGGACAAGAAGATACCGAAGGAGATGACGCTCGAGATAATCGAGAAGATAGTCGAGAACACCGCCGAGTGGAAGCCGCTCAACGAAATCCCCGGCATGCAGATAATGGAGATAGATGGCTTCGTTCCAGACTTCGGCGACGCGAATTACAAGCAGCAGTTCATCAGCAGGATGAACGACCGCATGAAGTTCGTCAAGTCGCGCGAGACGGAGAAGGGCGGAATAGACAAGCTGCCGCAGGACGCGGTAGACGCTCTCGAGAAGGTCATTTCCAACATAAAGTAA
- a CDS encoding outer membrane protein transport protein: MVNVRKKLLTLLSAAALTACASSAAFAEGFGVYEWSAAGTAMGEAYMFGEEDPSVLAYNPAQITKLDGTYFSIGASLVNPDTKVLFRRLGPLVGGHGQDEIWENEYDPAVIPYMYYATKAGKNSWWGVAMFSRFGNQIEYNDLWPGRYDTIFSGIKGFTVQPTYAFKIGDKLSAAVGLDINYVKLRMRKSVPLTNLGMPNVGTDLEGDTVNVGWLASLMYDFDDKTSLAVTYRSRIKHTMDDADIAFSSNGFNIESGANGTVTLPDSVAIGLGHKFNDKTRVELNAVWTNWETYNALNIYFDNPALGIPPVYGRSLNEKNWEACWRYGIGIEHKLSKQWSILAGYVFDESPIPDSTMDFTVPTGDRHRGSIGFKYRFKENHEIVFAYTGIWADSRETQSRVSPGMDYQSSEIFDGFTQVISLGYTVKLK; the protein is encoded by the coding sequence TTGGTCAACGTCAGAAAGAAATTGTTGACGCTGTTATCCGCAGCGGCGCTCACGGCCTGCGCGTCGTCCGCCGCGTTCGCGGAAGGCTTCGGCGTCTACGAATGGAGCGCCGCCGGAACCGCCATGGGCGAAGCTTATATGTTCGGAGAAGAGGATCCGTCTGTTCTCGCTTACAACCCGGCGCAGATAACAAAGCTCGACGGCACGTACTTCAGCATCGGCGCCAGCTTGGTGAACCCGGATACGAAAGTACTGTTTAGGAGATTAGGTCCGCTTGTCGGCGGTCACGGTCAGGATGAAATTTGGGAAAATGAATACGACCCAGCTGTCATTCCTTACATGTACTATGCGACAAAGGCCGGCAAAAATTCATGGTGGGGCGTGGCGATGTTCTCGCGTTTCGGTAACCAGATAGAATACAATGACCTCTGGCCGGGGCGCTATGATACGATTTTCTCTGGTATAAAAGGCTTCACTGTGCAGCCAACGTATGCATTTAAAATTGGAGATAAACTTTCTGCGGCAGTTGGGCTTGATATAAATTATGTTAAGTTGAGGATGCGTAAAAGCGTGCCATTGACGAATCTAGGTATGCCAAACGTAGGCACTGACCTAGAAGGCGACACTGTAAATGTCGGTTGGCTGGCTTCGCTGATGTACGACTTTGACGATAAAACTTCTCTAGCTGTCACATACCGCTCTCGCATCAAACATACAATGGATGATGCTGATATAGCATTTAGCTCCAACGGCTTTAACATTGAAAGCGGCGCAAACGGTACTGTTACACTACCGGATTCAGTTGCTATAGGTCTTGGTCATAAATTCAATGATAAAACGCGTGTAGAACTAAATGCAGTCTGGACAAATTGGGAAACGTACAACGCGCTGAATATCTATTTTGATAATCCTGCATTGGGAATACCACCTGTTTATGGACGTTCTCTCAATGAAAAGAATTGGGAAGCCTGCTGGCGTTACGGTATAGGTATCGAACACAAGCTCAGCAAGCAGTGGAGTATCCTCGCAGGCTACGTGTTTGATGAGAGCCCGATACCTGACAGCACTATGGACTTCACAGTACCTACCGGCGACCGCCATCGCGGAAGCATTGGATTCAAGTACCGCTTCAAGGAAAATCACGAAATCGTCTTCGCCTACACTGGTATCTGGGCCGACAGCCGTGAAACTCAGTCGCGTGTCTCGCCCGGCATGGACTACCAGTCCTCTGAGATATTCGACGGCTTCACTCAGGTCATCTCGCTCGGCTACACCGTCAAGCTCAAGTAA
- a CDS encoding Rrf2 family transcriptional regulator has translation MPEPLLLGLHALGELAKDPGRCLTTQQVAAALGTSEPHLSKVLQRLNKGGLIKSVRGPGGGYKLNCVPSETPLYPVFELLGGPFESRECSLEGCRGKKCFISDMVNELSRAFLRYLASRTLADFAVYYASGRDVSIEISVITPSLGQKHPNFGHIAK, from the coding sequence TTGCCGGAGCCGCTTTTGCTCGGGCTGCACGCTCTCGGCGAGCTTGCGAAGGATCCTGGGCGCTGCCTCACGACGCAGCAGGTAGCCGCGGCGCTCGGCACGTCCGAGCCGCACCTGTCTAAAGTGCTCCAGAGGCTCAACAAGGGCGGGCTGATAAAATCCGTCCGCGGCCCCGGCGGCGGCTACAAACTGAACTGCGTCCCGTCCGAGACGCCGCTCTATCCGGTTTTCGAACTTCTGGGCGGCCCGTTTGAATCACGCGAATGTTCGCTCGAGGGCTGTCGCGGCAAAAAATGCTTCATATCGGACATGGTCAACGAGCTGTCTCGCGCCTTCCTGCGCTACCTCGCCTCGCGCACGCTCGCCGACTTCGCGGTCTACTACGCGAGCGGCAGGGACGTGAGCATCGAAATATCTGTGATAACCCCGAGCCTCGGGCAGAAGCATCCGAACTTCGGGCATATAGCAAAATAA
- a CDS encoding aminotransferase class IV, whose product MAICYCNGKYAPLSECSLPITDLVIQRGVGTFETIRIYRGKTFAMAQHLERLAESVAGAGIIGGGIIEKLPEVIRGGLALPEMKDFDGIVKPFVTGGDVNDGGTFPQPRFFVIFDEAHKPTEDELKNGIALEPNHVDRPYPTIKSTNYLFGLIPLSKSNKTNFESLYISPKGEITEALSSNFFLCKDGKLVTAPVGRVLAGVTRDIVITLARENGFTVEERCPLEEELAQADEAFITGSVKEILPVVRVGAQKIGAGRPGPAVQRIQHIFLQNMPRWLGK is encoded by the coding sequence ATGGCTATCTGTTACTGCAATGGGAAATACGCGCCTTTGTCGGAGTGTTCTCTTCCGATAACGGATCTCGTGATACAGCGCGGGGTCGGCACGTTTGAGACTATAAGGATATACCGCGGCAAGACGTTCGCGATGGCGCAGCATCTTGAGAGGCTGGCGGAGAGCGTCGCCGGCGCCGGCATCATAGGCGGCGGGATTATAGAGAAGCTTCCCGAGGTTATCAGGGGAGGGCTGGCGCTGCCGGAGATGAAGGATTTCGACGGCATCGTGAAGCCTTTCGTCACCGGGGGCGACGTGAACGACGGTGGGACTTTCCCGCAGCCGCGCTTTTTCGTGATCTTCGACGAAGCGCACAAGCCGACCGAGGACGAGCTCAAGAACGGCATCGCGCTCGAGCCGAACCACGTAGACCGTCCCTACCCGACCATCAAGAGCACGAACTATCTTTTCGGCCTTATCCCGCTTTCCAAGTCGAATAAGACGAATTTCGAGTCGCTTTACATTTCGCCTAAGGGCGAGATAACGGAGGCTCTGAGCAGCAATTTCTTCCTCTGCAAGGACGGGAAGCTCGTTACGGCCCCGGTGGGGCGCGTGCTCGCCGGAGTGACGCGCGATATAGTGATAACGCTCGCGCGCGAGAACGGCTTCACGGTAGAGGAACGCTGCCCGCTCGAGGAAGAGCTGGCGCAGGCCGACGAGGCGTTCATCACGGGCTCAGTGAAGGAGATACTCCCGGTGGTGCGCGTAGGGGCGCAGAAGATAGGCGCAGGCCGCCCCGGCCCCGCCGTGCAGCGGATTCAGCACATTTTCCTTCAGAATATGCCGCGCTGGCTGGGCAAGTAA
- a CDS encoding ABC transporter ATP-binding protein, translating to MAYVELRDVTKLFGTVRAVDKLNLSIEKGECFSFLGPSGCGKTTTLRMVAGFEDLDGGEIEVGGKLMSSKAKNFYVPPEHRGFGMVFQAFAVWPHMTVYDNVAFPLKIKKLSRSEIEERTKQALANTNLTKQAQLYPNDLSGGEKQRIALARALSINPGLLLLDEPLSNLDPHLREEMRFEIKDLQRKYDFSIIFVTHDQSEAMALSNRIMVMKDGRTMQIDTPLNIYAHPKNQFVFSFIGLSNFIKVKLDGGRAVIESAPEAGALAAEIPAEFAGAPKATLACRPSDVQFVPEGEGVRGVIDRMAYLGETVDYMVKVGTQEIRVEKSRREPRLEVGHACSISIPRVVWYE from the coding sequence ATGGCTTATGTTGAACTGAGAGACGTTACGAAGCTCTTCGGCACGGTGCGCGCAGTCGATAAGCTCAACCTTTCCATAGAAAAAGGCGAATGCTTCTCCTTCCTCGGCCCGTCCGGCTGCGGCAAAACGACGACGCTGCGCATGGTAGCCGGCTTCGAGGATCTCGACGGAGGCGAAATAGAGGTCGGCGGCAAGCTCATGTCGTCGAAGGCGAAGAATTTCTACGTCCCGCCGGAGCACCGCGGCTTCGGCATGGTCTTCCAGGCCTTCGCCGTATGGCCCCACATGACCGTCTACGACAACGTCGCCTTCCCGCTCAAGATAAAGAAGCTCAGCCGCTCCGAGATAGAGGAACGCACGAAGCAGGCGCTCGCGAACACGAACCTCACGAAACAGGCTCAGCTCTATCCGAACGACCTGTCGGGCGGTGAGAAGCAGCGCATAGCCTTGGCTCGCGCGCTGTCCATCAACCCTGGGCTCCTGCTGCTCGACGAGCCTCTGTCCAACCTCGACCCTCACCTTCGTGAGGAGATGCGCTTCGAGATAAAGGACCTTCAGCGCAAATATGACTTCTCAATCATATTCGTCACGCACGACCAGTCCGAGGCGATGGCGCTGTCGAACCGCATCATGGTAATGAAGGACGGGCGCACGATGCAGATAGACACGCCGCTCAACATCTACGCGCACCCGAAGAACCAGTTCGTATTCAGCTTCATCGGCCTCTCGAACTTCATCAAGGTGAAGCTCGACGGCGGGCGCGCCGTGATAGAAAGCGCGCCGGAAGCCGGGGCGCTTGCCGCGGAAATACCGGCGGAATTCGCCGGAGCGCCCAAGGCGACGCTCGCCTGCCGTCCGTCCGACGTGCAGTTCGTGCCGGAAGGCGAAGGCGTGCGCGGAGTCATCGACCGCATGGCCTACCTCGGCGAAACCGTAGACTATATGGTGAAAGTCGGGACGCAGGAAATCCGCGTCGAAAAAAGCCGCCGCGAGCCGCGCCTTGAAGTGGGCCACGCCTGCTCGATATCTATACCGCGAGTAGTCTGGTACGAATAA
- a CDS encoding iron ABC transporter permease → MAEIIFLLAVLILVVIVALPVILIFWTSFIVDGHLNLQAVVDTIMQPETFQALKMSVLIAICVTVLCTFVGTLFAWLVTRTDLPFKETMKVLFTVPFMLPAFIGAIAWKMLLSPRAGYINQFWMGLWGTREPLFNVYGFWGIVVIESMYLFPFVFIQVSGALEHMDPTLEESARISGAGLFTITRKITIPLIMPSVVAGALLVCLYSLSHFGTPAILGTGVGIYTIPTMIYELIHQSAGSFAAIRAATVLSVVLVLSAAVILYAQNRVVKSGRFQIIAGKSVRPTVLKLRGLRMPLFIFCCIYLLITVVMPTVTIFIVGMLKTYGVPVTWENMTWDNFRYVLFEWKLTRDAIWNSTYLSLSAAFVTMIAGGIISYVLVKLKVRGKWFLEFLGMLPFSLPGTVIALGVILTWSGRFGINIYNTAWIIFVAYIARYMAFSLKSNSAALEQVHDSLVEASRASGATPWQSLRDIVIPLIRPGMVAAFFLIFLPALRELTTSVLLYGPTTRTIGVAIYTLNEDGETVYACALAGVALLLIVGGEIIIKRFFEKKHRADNGGA, encoded by the coding sequence ATGGCAGAGATAATATTCCTTCTCGCCGTCCTTATCCTCGTCGTCATAGTCGCGCTCCCGGTAATACTTATTTTCTGGACGTCGTTCATAGTCGACGGACATCTGAACCTTCAGGCTGTCGTCGACACCATCATGCAGCCGGAGACGTTCCAGGCCCTCAAAATGTCGGTGCTGATAGCGATATGCGTCACAGTGCTCTGCACATTCGTCGGGACGCTCTTCGCCTGGCTCGTCACGAGGACCGACCTGCCCTTCAAGGAGACGATGAAAGTTCTCTTTACCGTTCCGTTCATGCTTCCGGCGTTCATCGGCGCCATCGCGTGGAAGATGCTTCTTTCGCCGCGCGCTGGGTACATCAACCAGTTCTGGATGGGATTGTGGGGGACCAGAGAGCCGCTCTTCAACGTCTACGGCTTCTGGGGCATAGTGGTCATAGAAAGCATGTACCTGTTCCCCTTCGTCTTCATACAGGTCAGCGGAGCGCTCGAACACATGGATCCGACGCTTGAGGAGTCGGCGCGCATATCGGGCGCGGGACTCTTTACGATAACGCGCAAGATAACGATACCGCTGATTATGCCATCCGTCGTAGCGGGCGCGCTGCTCGTCTGCCTCTACTCGCTCTCGCACTTCGGAACGCCCGCCATACTCGGCACCGGCGTCGGCATCTACACGATACCGACTATGATATACGAGCTGATCCACCAGAGCGCCGGCAGCTTCGCGGCGATACGCGCAGCTACAGTGCTTTCCGTCGTACTCGTGCTCTCGGCCGCGGTCATACTCTACGCGCAGAACCGCGTGGTCAAATCGGGCCGCTTCCAGATAATCGCCGGTAAGAGCGTCCGCCCGACGGTGCTCAAACTGCGCGGACTGCGTATGCCGCTCTTCATATTCTGCTGCATCTACCTGCTCATCACGGTCGTCATGCCGACGGTCACGATATTCATAGTCGGAATGCTCAAGACCTACGGCGTGCCGGTGACGTGGGAGAATATGACGTGGGACAACTTCCGCTACGTCCTCTTCGAATGGAAGCTGACGCGCGACGCTATATGGAACTCCACATACCTGTCGCTCTCCGCGGCCTTCGTGACGATGATCGCGGGCGGAATAATCTCCTACGTCCTCGTCAAGCTAAAAGTGCGCGGCAAGTGGTTCCTCGAGTTCCTCGGAATGCTGCCATTCTCGCTCCCCGGGACGGTCATCGCCCTCGGCGTCATCCTCACCTGGAGCGGACGCTTCGGCATCAACATCTATAACACGGCGTGGATAATCTTCGTCGCCTACATCGCGCGCTACATGGCCTTCTCGCTCAAGTCCAACAGCGCGGCGCTGGAGCAGGTGCACGACTCACTGGTCGAGGCCAGCCGCGCTAGCGGCGCGACTCCGTGGCAGTCGCTGCGCGACATAGTCATCCCGCTGATACGCCCAGGCATGGTCGCCGCGTTCTTCCTGATCTTCCTGCCGGCGCTCCGCGAGCTGACGACCTCCGTCCTGCTGTACGGGCCTACGACGAGGACGATAGGCGTCGCCATCTACACGCTGAACGAGGACGGAGAGACGGTCTACGCCTGCGCCCTCGCGGGTGTCGCGCTGCTGCTCATCGTCGGCGGCGAGATAATCATCAAGCGCTTCTTTGAAAAGAAGCACCGCGCAGACAACGGAGGTGCTTAA
- a CDS encoding ABC transporter ATP-binding protein translates to MAEVKLEHVRKAYGNKVVYKDLNLTINDGECFTLLGPSGCGKTVMLRMIAGFESPDAGTIKIGGVTQSSPAEKIMVPPEERSLGVVFQDYAVWPHMTVRENVMYPLQMQKVDKNEAAKRTQDAINSVNLNGLEERLPSQLSGGQQQRVALARALVAEPKIMLLDEPLTNLDANLREEMRFEIRALQKRKGATVLYVTHDQEIALAISDRLAVLDQHGNICQVGTPVELFERPVNAFVFRFMGVANMLPVEERGGKLYVKGTDALLADEVKEPLPKDAVMGCRPSDIDLFRGPDGGMVTGTVTRVNLLGPIVDQRIDFAGHELRSQMETHFAIDHNLIFEEGDRVGVKIANQLIFDARTMEGVIEDA, encoded by the coding sequence TTGGCTGAAGTCAAACTTGAGCACGTGCGCAAGGCTTACGGCAACAAAGTCGTCTACAAGGACCTCAACCTTACGATAAACGACGGCGAATGCTTCACGCTGCTCGGGCCGTCAGGCTGCGGCAAGACGGTCATGCTGCGCATGATAGCCGGATTCGAGTCGCCGGACGCCGGAACGATCAAGATAGGCGGAGTTACGCAGTCTTCGCCGGCCGAAAAGATAATGGTGCCGCCGGAGGAGCGCTCGCTCGGCGTCGTCTTCCAGGATTACGCGGTATGGCCGCACATGACCGTGAGGGAGAACGTCATGTACCCTCTCCAGATGCAGAAAGTCGATAAGAACGAAGCGGCTAAGAGGACGCAGGACGCGATAAACAGCGTCAACCTGAACGGCCTCGAGGAACGTCTCCCGTCGCAGCTCTCCGGCGGTCAGCAGCAGCGCGTCGCCTTGGCGCGCGCCCTAGTCGCCGAGCCGAAGATAATGCTTCTCGACGAGCCGCTGACCAACCTCGACGCGAATTTGCGCGAGGAGATGCGCTTCGAGATAAGGGCCCTTCAAAAGAGAAAGGGCGCGACAGTCCTCTACGTCACGCACGACCAGGAGATAGCGCTCGCGATATCCGACCGCCTCGCAGTGCTCGACCAGCACGGCAATATCTGCCAGGTCGGCACTCCGGTGGAGCTTTTCGAACGTCCTGTCAACGCCTTCGTCTTCCGTTTCATGGGGGTGGCGAACATGCTCCCTGTCGAGGAACGCGGCGGAAAGCTGTACGTCAAGGGCACGGACGCGCTGCTTGCGGACGAGGTTAAAGAGCCGCTGCCGAAGGACGCGGTGATGGGCTGCCGCCCGTCGGATATCGACCTTTTCCGCGGCCCGGACGGCGGCATGGTCACAGGCACCGTGACGCGAGTCAACCTGCTCGGCCCGATAGTGGACCAGCGCATAGATTTCGCGGGACACGAGCTCCGTTCGCAGATGGAGACTCATTTCGCGATAGATCATAATCTTATATTCGAAGAAGGCGACCGCGTCGGAGTGAAGATAGCGAACCAGCTCATATTCGACGCGAGAACAATGGAAGGAGTGATCGAGGATGCCTAG